Below is a window of Drosophila miranda strain MSH22 chromosome 3, D.miranda_PacBio2.1, whole genome shotgun sequence DNA.
TATCAATAGGTTCATGCGCTTGAGCCATGCAGTAATCTGGGGATAACGATCCGGATCAGGCGGTATAAGCAATTCCAATGTCACGAGAGTTGTATGAATCGAAACATCCGCTACGCTCAGATCGTTGCCTGCTGCAAAGTTTCCCTTCAACAGAAAGTGCTCGAGGTCTGCGTACGCATTGTGGCAGAGAGTCAGGGACCTCTGGTTGAGCTCCGCCTCGCCGCCGTAAATGTTGCGTGCCACAATGTCCTTGATAACCTGGAATAGCACACCGTTCTCGTAGTGCAAACGATGATCGACATGCGCCCGTTTCTTTAGATCCTTCGGATACAGCTGGTC
It encodes the following:
- the LOC108158669 gene encoding glutathione S-transferase 1, whose translation is MSRPTLYYALFSPPARACIITAKLIGLDLELKPVDFSKKEHCSEEFLKLNPQHQIPVFVDTDGEVYVDSHAIICFMVAKYAKDDQLYPKDLKKRAHVDHRLHYENGVLFQVIKDIVARNIYGGEAELNQRSLTLCHNAYADLEHFLLKGNFAAGNDLSVADVSIHTTLVTLELLIPPDPDRYPQITAWLKRMNLLIPDNEEMNLKGAEALNARIRSCMAANKTK